In Alkalimarinus alittae, the DNA window ATCAGCACTGCAGCGCTATGTTTCGAAAGAAGAAGAATTACAGCGTGTATCTGAAGTATTGCCTGAGGCGATTAAACTCACGACGCAGGCTGAATTGTGTGATGCTTTGTCGCCGGTTGTCGATCAGGCTATTGAAAAGTCGATAGAGCAAAATCCGACCCGTATTACACATGTTCTATTCCCCATTATGGGGCCTTCGATTAGGAAAGCGGTAGCATCAGCGTTAGCTGAAATGGTTCAGTCTCTCAATAACTTGCTTGAAAAAAGTTTAACGCTTGGATCGTTAAATTGGCGTGTGCGGGCATGGCGTGCGGGTATGCCATATGCTCAGTATGTTTTATTACAGACAACGCAGTATCGTGTTGAGCAGGTGTTATTAGTTCACCGAGAAACGGGGTTATTGTTAAATTCAGTGGCAGCTCCAGAAGTAGAGATTCAAGATCCTGAACTGGTTTCTAGTATGTTGACGGCTATTGGAGACTTTGTTTCTGACTCCTTTTCTGCAGGCGACGAGACCCTGGAACGGGTTCGTTTAGGCGATTTTGAGATACACCTTAATGTAGGGCCGCATGCTATTTTAGCACTGGCGGTAAGGGGTTCTGCATCCGATGAACTAACGTTAAAAGCCAATACGACCATCGAAACCATTCATGCTCAGTTTAGTCATCAATTGAGTCATTTTGAGGGTGATAGAGCACCATTTGATGAAACAACCCCGGCTTTATCTGAATGCCTACTGTCACAAAAGGTTCAAGCAAGGGAAAAGCGTAAACCTTGGATGGCCATCATCTTGATAGGTTGTGCGATTGTTTATGGTGTTATTTCTAGCGTTAAACTCTGGCAGATTGAACGACAATATTCAGTGCTAGAGCATCTAATTAACAATGAACCCGGCTATATCGTGCTATCAGCCGAACCAAAAGAAAGTGTTCTTCATGTTAAAGTTATACGCAGCCCAGATTCTCGGCAGGCCGGTATTGTTACTGTTGATCTATTAAATCAGCTCGAAAAAGAGAGTCGGGCTGATTGGTTAAGTAGCAAAATGGTCGACCTTCAGGTGAGTGATACTGTTGTGCATATGGGGCCTATGCCCGTTATAGAGCCGGTAAAATTGGACGTGGTCCAAGAGAGTCTAAGTGATTTGGATGAGTTTAAATTGTTAGTAGAGCAGGTCCGTAATACTGTTTTTTATTTTGAGCCCAATCAATCAATATTGTCGGGCGATGAGTTGCTAAAAATTCCCAAGGTTGTGAAAACCATTAACAGTTTAGAGACAAAAGCGGCTGACATGGGTGTACCGGACTTACAAATTCTAGTGATGGGGTTTGCGGATAGTATCGGGTCGTCTTTTGGGAGTAATACTGTGAGTCAACAACGAGCAGATGGTGTTAGGTCTATGCTCACTGAAAATGCAGTATCAGCCGACATAACTGTGGCATGGGGCGCTGGGAATGTTGATCTTGATCGCATTTCTGATAAGGCTCAGCGCAGAGTGACGCTTCAAGTACTATACTCCCATAAGGAGCAGGGCGCGCATCACTTAGAGGGCTTAGACGAGGCGCTTGAAGAAGCTCAGGAACCCCGTTTAGAGTCCGCAGCAGAAGAGGAGAGTGATATGGATATCAATTCAGGTGACACCGGTGAGTAAACTAATCACCAAAAAAGTATGTATGGTAGGCCCTTTTGCTGTAGGTAAAACAAGTCTAGTACGCCGTTTTGTAGAGAGTATCTTTAGCGATACTTACCTCACAACGATTGGTGTCAAAATATCTAAAAAGAAGATGCAGGTAAATGACGATCAAATCCAATTAATGATATGGGATATCGAAGGGGTTGATGTATTTACTGAGCTTAAGCCTAGTTACCTTAGAGGTGCGGCGGGTATTTTTTTAGTGCTTGATGGCACAAGACCAAAAAGTGTTGATATGGCAGCGGAACTGACAAAGACGTTGTGGGAGCAGCTTCCTGGTGTGCCTATTCTTGGGTTGTTAAATAAAAGCGATATGACATACGAATGGAAAATCAGCGAATCAGATATTGAAGGCTTAGAGCAGCTAGGCATTACCATCATAAAATCAAGTGCCAAAACAGGGTACAACGTTGAGCTAGCATTTGAGATGATGATTCACAAAATGGGCCTAGGCTCAGGAGTACCTGAGGCACCATGAGCATACTCGAAGGGGTTATTGAGGAGATGGGGGTCGTAGTTCTTCTAAGAGAGAGTGATGCTGCCTTTAAATTGGTTAATACTCAATGCACTTGGTTTAAAGCGCTGTTAGGGTCGCTGTCGTATCCGCTTTCAGAAGATAGTGCTTTGATTGAGTCTGAGAGCTTGTGTTATGCCTTCCCGTTTATTGAAAATTTTTTGGTTGATGCCGCTTTAGCTTGGGAAGATTTGGGGGCCAAAACAGCACGGTCAGGCATATGGACAGAAACAGACACGTCTGGTTTTGAATATCGACTAGAAGCTAAAGCGTGCTCAGTGAATGGCGCCCCTATTTTATTGATAGAAAATCACACCTCTTCATTTACCGAGCATCATGATGTTTATCAAAAGGCGCGTGATATCGCGTTATTGAATGAAAAACTGGTATCTGAACTCAATCAGCGGCAACGTGAGCTGCAGAGTGACATCGAGCGGCATATTTTGCAGGACGCCTCGATTAAGGGAGTTGCTGATAGCGTCAAAGAACATACTTCAGCGGTGATGATCTGCCAGCCAGACGGCCAGATAGAAATGATCAATAAAGCACTTATTGATATCTATCAGGTGGATAATGAAGTCGATCTAAAAAGAATATCACTACTTGATCAGTGGGTTTCTGAGGCAGAGAAACAATACCCTGAATTAAAGCGAGTCATCGAGAATGGCTCATATTGGGAAGGTGAATTTGA includes these proteins:
- a CDS encoding Rab family GTPase; this translates as MSKLITKKVCMVGPFAVGKTSLVRRFVESIFSDTYLTTIGVKISKKKMQVNDDQIQLMIWDIEGVDVFTELKPSYLRGAAGIFLVLDGTRPKSVDMAAELTKTLWEQLPGVPILGLLNKSDMTYEWKISESDIEGLEQLGITIIKSSAKTGYNVELAFEMMIHKMGLGSGVPEAP
- a CDS encoding OmpA family protein, which encodes MSQREGNSSIEEIDKGNGHIESDNDYLRLRKLLLGDDYSSALQRYVSKEEELQRVSEVLPEAIKLTTQAELCDALSPVVDQAIEKSIEQNPTRITHVLFPIMGPSIRKAVASALAEMVQSLNNLLEKSLTLGSLNWRVRAWRAGMPYAQYVLLQTTQYRVEQVLLVHRETGLLLNSVAAPEVEIQDPELVSSMLTAIGDFVSDSFSAGDETLERVRLGDFEIHLNVGPHAILALAVRGSASDELTLKANTTIETIHAQFSHQLSHFEGDRAPFDETTPALSECLLSQKVQAREKRKPWMAIILIGCAIVYGVISSVKLWQIERQYSVLEHLINNEPGYIVLSAEPKESVLHVKVIRSPDSRQAGIVTVDLLNQLEKESRADWLSSKMVDLQVSDTVVHMGPMPVIEPVKLDVVQESLSDLDEFKLLVEQVRNTVFYFEPNQSILSGDELLKIPKVVKTINSLETKAADMGVPDLQILVMGFADSIGSSFGSNTVSQQRADGVRSMLTENAVSADITVAWGAGNVDLDRISDKAQRRVTLQVLYSHKEQGAHHLEGLDEALEEAQEPRLESAAEEESDMDINSGDTGE